The Phragmites australis chromosome 13, lpPhrAust1.1, whole genome shotgun sequence DNA window TTCTCCTGAAAATCAGTTTGATGAAAACGTTGAATCCTGCCCGCGACATTCTCTTGAAACTGTTCAAATGTAAAAACCAACTCGAACTCATCGACAGTGTTTGGAAGCTAAGCTTGATGAAACGAAGCTGAAGCTTTGCGAAACCTAACCTGAAACCCAATCATTCCAAGGTTGAAATTATGCACACGAGACCTGATACCATCGTGTAGCATCATCCTCCATTATTTGATTCTAAATTTGTTTCAGCGTGACTGTCACCCACCAAACAAAACTAGCCGCTGTGTGCATCACATGGAACTCTTTTCcataatctaaaaaaaaaaaatcagttttcaCGAAACATATCACAAGCCTGCAACTACCGTTTTTATTCACCATCGCCGTCACAATACCAAACGTTATCAGTGCCCTGAAATAAACAACGCCATCGGCGCGGCCTAGTTCAAATCCATAGCAAAAACGCGCTCGATGTTTTGCACGTCTCTTTCGCCTAAGGATCAATAATTGCGTGCGAGGACCACTGATTTTGTAGCTTTACACAATACTACTACTAAGTACTATTGAAGATTCTTCCTCACCAAATCAACATCTTTTACATCAAATCAGAACATAACAATGcaagaaaaggaaacaaaactCCAACACCAACAAGGTAACAACTACTCCGAAGAGGCAAGAACGAAAGACGCCTCCTCCGGGTCCTGGCCACACTCCGCATGACACCGGCCACCAAGCACGGCCGGCCAGCTCCGACCCGAGCAGCTAGCTACATGACCGAGCAGGCGTTGGGGTTCTCGTCGCTGAAGGCGGCGGTGTACCTCACCTCGGTGGAGGAGGCACGGGCCAGCGGCGCAGCGGTGGGGTCGTCGACGACGTTGCGCACGTACCCGGCCGGCGCCTTCTTGTCGTAGGCGCCTGGGGCGTAGGGGTGCGCCACCGTCTCGTACGGCACGTACGGCCACGGCTCCACCCGCTTGCCCGTCTTGTACGCCACGCGCCGCATCACCTTGGCGGTGTCCACGTACCCCGTCACAGTCACCTTGTTCTGCTTCGCCGCCACCTCCACGGAGCTCACGCCCTTCATGTCTTCCAGGGCCTTCTTCACCTTCCGCTCGCAACCTTCGCAGTCGATCCTCACCTTCATCTCCACCGTCTGATTGAACAAGAAACAACCCACAAGTTCCCATCAAAATTAATCCATACTTTTTTCCCAGCACAGATCGAGACAGCAGGATAGACAAGAAGAGTATACAAGCTGAAACACACATCAATCAGTACCTGGAACTgcttcctcttcttgatgtGCCGGCGAGTCCTCGGCAAGGAGCAAAACTCGGAGACGACGTCGACAATGCCCATCGCAACTTCTCAAGCGCTAGAAACCTTCAAATCAGCAGATCGGCTACCAGATTGGAGAAAGAACAAAACTAAACCCAAGAGGCCACCAAGAAATGGGCCCTGCTCTGTGTGTCCAGCTGCTAAAACTGCAGTGTGACTGTGTGAGATGAGAGGAAACCTAGGCGCGTTGGAGGCTTCTGATATAGGCATCTTCGCCAGCGGCCAGCCGGCCACATCCAGTGCTGCCGTGACAGGTGGGCGCGCTGACCCGCGGAGATATTTCTGAACGTTCAACGGTGCCGCTGTGCAGGTAAGGATGATGGGAGGAAATGGTGGTTCTGATGGTGATGGGGCCCACACTCTATGTGAGGCAGTGCCACGTGGGTGTGCCTGCATGCGGCCTCGCCAGGTGGTGAATCATCCGTGTGAGGGTGACCTCACTGCCGCGGTTGCTCAGGGGCAGCTGCGTGCGCATCTTTAGACGGATTTCCGCCGGTGAAATTTTCGTCGTTAATGAATTTTCGtttcttttaatattttaatagttttttataatttttgtcaaaaaaaaaagttattaggttattctctTCAGGATgagattttctcttctttcctttcgtgattctctttaaaaaaaactattaaaaataaaaaaaaataaaggaaatagaaACGAGAAAGAGAATCGAAAAAataacgaaatgaagagaatataattggagatgatcttactCCTACTTTTCATTCGAGAAGTGTTGTTTTAGATGTTAAGTTGATTCTTagaatataattttattttaaatattaataaaatatagtaaaattatatttttatgtaaGTATCATTTGTAAGTATCCAAATTCaatttataaattataatttataactaaaattaaaatagttgaCTGCAGTATTAAACTTATTGACCTACGACTCGAGAAGAACTAACAGGCGATCAAAAATGAATGGGTAACGAGAAGGAGCCTGTAGTTGAGTGGTTGGGAGGGATTGTGGATTTAATCAAAAATATGAATTACTAGCCTGGTATACTTGGAGTTATAATGGGACTCGTGTTATAACCGAACTAACTACACTTTGTATCCTAATATTTGAGGCTTAAAAAATAGATATGGGTTCATAACAAGATTTAGTTTATATAGCAGTTATGGTAGTAAAATGAAATTAgtacctataactaataaacaaTATCTCCAATCAGTGATCAGTATCTCTAGCCACGAATAGTATTTCCGATAAGATGAACCGAAACTCTGATTAGATGAACAGTATCTCTGACAGTTTTGATAAAGGAAATCGGTCCAAAGATCAAAGTAAGAGAAAAGTGATCAAACAAATTTATCGTGTTAAAAGAGATGATAACAAgggtaaaaatttaaatttaccTTCAAGAGACGAAAAGCTCACTATTGTATTTAAGGAGCTGATAAATGTGAATTCACTTGAAAGAGTTATACAGGTGACTAATAAACATGCACATgctttgtaacaccctgagttttagtattttagaaaatagcaaaattctctccatattaatttttttataattattaaactagtataaaattaaggaaatatatatttgaatatgtatatacttgtatgtgtgtattcaaatatattattttggctaagtattccaaagatcactaaattaatttctaaattaatcattgcaataaattgaacaTATGCCTTGTTGGTTTagttgttcttatggttctttgtgtggcaaTTCAATTTGAACATCTCTCAAACTCGAATTCATTTCAATTCCATTCGgtaatttcctaatccaaatcaatccATGAAAATCGattttccaatccaactcaaatctataattcaattaCCCAATTGAATTATCCCTAATTAATTTTGATCGGCacgaaattgaatgtctcttgaattcaaatctatttcttagattcttttcaattgaaattcaatttgaattcgattcctttgaattcaaacctctcTCAAATACTGAGGTTTCCAGTTCAAACCTTTTTCCTAATTCAATcacccttatttgaattaatgtcAAGTTCAATCTCTAATTCAGATCCAAATTCAAACACTCTTaattgaatttaatcccaaataatTGAAATCCAGTTTCAATCAAATCTTCGTCAATTCCATACTCAAATGGTCTCCAGTTCAATCACTTCGCAAATTCATTCGATTCAAATCAAGTTTCAAGTTTGAATTTCATATTCGAATAGTCGTTCCAAATGTCATGACAACTTTCAATTCGAATCCAAATTGAATTGCCTACCGATCGATTCAAACTCAAGTTATTCATTTGAATCATCATGCAATCCAATTTCAAATTCGAATACCATTATTCGAATGATCATGAATCCTTTTCtaattcaaactcattttgaattacaccaatccaattcaattcaattttttcaaattaaatctTTACAAATGCATTTACAAATCCAGTTCAAATTCACTCCATTCATTTGAACTGTCATTTATACCCTATCTCAGATCTTTTCTAAaagatctctctctccctgatCTTCACATCACAGCAGTCAGCAGCTGTGCAAAAGCCCTCTCTCAGGCCCTCAGCTCAACGCCGCCACCTTCCTCCTCCGTTCACACTGCCCACTCCTCTTATCGCCGACCAAAGCAGCCAGCACCATCCCCCTCTCTGATCTTTCTCACCGAGCAGGCAAAAGCCAACTTCTCCTATTCCCTCACTTCTTTCACCTGCAAGCATTCATccgcacatgcatacatacacacatgcatacacaaTCACAATGCAAACACAACTGCAGCGCCGCACCGTCCTCTGCTCCACTGAGCAcctcgcagcagcagcagcaacacagCTAGCCCGTAGCTCTTTCGCAGCGCCGCCGTGCGTGCCATCGCGCGCACTGTCCCGACTGCCCCGATGGTGCTTTGCGTCGCCGACCTTCCTCTGCTCGACGCACCGACCCAACCGTGCCGTCGCCATTCATCCATGGTGAGCTCCCTGCTCTGCtcgccctctctctctgctcagCTCAGCTTGTCACGCCGCTGCTTGGCCCGTGCAGCTGCCGCTGCGCTGTCGCTCGCACACGCTCAGCTCGCACAGTAGCTCGGCCGTGCGTCCTCCGAGCCGCAGCCCCTCTATGCTGCCGTGCCGCGCTTCCCGCTTGCGCGCCATCTCCACGAACGCAGCCGCGAGCGCCGCGCAGCCCGGCCGCTTAGTCCACCGGCTGCTGCCACGCAGTGCCCGCTGCCGGCGTGCTTCGCCACGCCGCGCCACTCGCACACGCACCGCCCGCTCACGCGCTCAGCCGCAAGCGCCTCCACGCCGCGTCGAGCCGTCGTGCGTGCCGTGCCCGCCCACCTCTCTCCGGCCCCGCCGCCCAGAGCCGCCTTCACTGCCCCAGCGCGCGCCGTCCGTGCCGCCCACGCACCGTCCGTGCCGCTCGCGCGACATCCATGCGCACCGCGCCGCTGGCCGCCACGCCGGTCCTGTGCCTCCTGCGCGCGCCAAGCCTCCCCCGTGCGCTGTCGCTGGCCCGCGCTGCTGGTTCCGCGCCGCTGGCTCACGCCGCCTGAGTCCGAGCCTGCCGCCGAGCTCTTCTCCCCAATCGGCCATCCCGCTGCCCCGGCCGGACTCCCTTCCGTCGTGCGCGCTATCCCGCCTCAGCTCACCCCTCTTCggctccctcctctccctctctctccagcTCCCTCTGGTGCCGCCACCTCCTTCCCCCGgtgcctccctctccctcgatCAATCTCCTTCCCTGAGCTCCACACGCACGCGCAAAAGGCCTACCGGCCTTATCCCTTCGGCCTCCTACCGACAGTGGACCCCACTGGACCGGCTCGTTCCACAGCcttggtccaccatggaccaccATCTGTGCCCAAACCCCAGTCCATAGACCCGTAGACCGAGTCCAGCAAGTCTGGTGCACCATAGACCCCTCTCACAAGCCACTTCGGTTCACAGCCTTGCGGACTAAGTCCACAGAACAGTAGCCCCTTTCCTTTTCCAGGATTTTCACTTATGGCAAAATCtttcaactctgattttggcgattctttcaccaatattcctctaaaatcataatctatctccatgccaaatcttgtaatttttggagttcgtttagTTCTCACTTGGTGTTTATTTCTTGTGGCAGCATTTAACCTAGAATTAGGTTTCGCTTTTTGATAAATAAAATCAAGTTAGATAATTTGATAAGtatgtttaggttataatcgTAATATAGTCGCATGTGATAACCTAGCTTAATCTTAGATTAATCCTTTGGTTAAttagaataaactaaagattgtttttattttagctAAAGTAGATCATTATTTCATGCTTTAAGCTATAGGATTAATCCTAGTATA harbors:
- the LOC133889225 gene encoding heavy metal-associated isoprenylated plant protein 27-like, translated to MGIVDVVSEFCSLPRTRRHIKKRKQFQTVEMKVRIDCEGCERKVKKALEDMKGVSSVEVAAKQNKVTVTGYVDTAKVMRRVAYKTGKRVEPWPYVPYETVAHPYAPGAYDKKAPAGYVRNVVDDPTAAPLARASSTEVRYTAAFSDENPNACSVM